tttttttaaaaaaaaatagagagatctgctttcactttgacatttaaGTATTTTACTGTTGACTTACTGTTGAGGCACCGTAAACGGTTAAATTATCCAGTTTTGAGGTTTCTGTGTTGAGGAACATTGAGGAAATCATTACAATAACTCTATAACACTAAAGCAGACTCTCACTTTACTCAGCAGTACACTCTAACAGGGTTATAtaatgtggtttttttttgcattttataagGATTTTGTAATTGAACACACATAACTACGTTATCCAGCTATTTCACTTTAAACCTGATTAAAGAGGACTCATCAGGgtgcaaaaaaatgtttgaactCAGGTAAATCCGAGTTTAAGTCAGagtttaaagtttatttgaacTGATAAACTCACCTAAACTCAGTGACAAACTCAACTTTTAGCAGTAAAACAGCCTCTTTATGTGCTGACATGAATCTTAAGGAGTGAAATTTCCTTCAAACTGACATTTGAGTTGAAATAACATCAGTATGCGATCTTTTAAAGACAAAGggaaataaatactgtatgaggATTGTTTTTGctatatgtatattattttactttctgtAGGTTGCAGTGCTTGACTTTATAACCAACTCATTTTTGTATCctataatattgtttttcatcagtAGTCCTTTatgtaatatgttttaaatacCACATAAAAGaatctatgataataaacttaaCTGCCACAGACAtgatcaaaacaacaaaaaactgctTATGTTTATCATCATCTAATTTACTCTTTACATAAACTGTACAGCAGCTACATCTGATAATGCACTCACAAACAGGACAAATATATACAGACTCCTTAAAGCAGAGAAAGTGCTATCTCCTTCCATGAATCCATCCGTTTTGTATTTCACAGCGCGTCTATTAGGCTTCAAGAACACAGAAACAGTCctagaattaataataacattaataataataataataataataataataataataataataactttactCTCAATAATCGCAAAAGTATGCTGCTCTAAACAACGAAAGTTTTCTATGTTCTAGCAGTGGAACAAGGTTTTATGGACAGGCCTTTAGATTACAGGTTAGTGTCTCTATCTATTCATAGTTACAGCAAATATTGTTACAGACAGagtaaaatacaacagaaatgATACATCTGCATTTTAAATACAGCTTATTCATAACGCTACTTCatttgatacacacataataGCACTGTTAAGgatatatatcacattcatgttgttgtttttttgtttgtttgttttaaagaaaacagaacattttgaaagtgtttgaCCGTGATGTTCAGCGAGCTCCAGGTTGTGAGATTAATGCGTCAAAATCAAGTGCAAGTTCCATCAGTAAACctggtttgtttggtttgttttagaGATGGAGACACGTCGCGTCTCTCCTGCATCCAACATGGCTCCTAAAAGAGTGATCAGCCACTGTCACATTTTGTAGATTGAATAAGAAACTTTTacgggtttttttgtttgtttgtttgtttgtttgtttctccaTAGAGCTGGTACGCGTTCGGTGTGTTGCTTAGCAGCAGTTCAGAAAGGCAAGTCAGAGTCATAAGATGCCAATAGAGGCAGCTAAAGACTGAACACAACCATGGTATGTCAGTAGAAATTGTGGTTATTTGCATCTGCATTAATTGAATTTTTGAGTTTTTAGAGAATTTGTCTGTGAATCTCAAAATTTTTGCAAATGTGAAAAGTGAAACTCATGACTTGCTCATTCAGCATAGCAAACATACGCAGCTCTTGGATATGTCCTTACTGATATACATTGATGTCAAAGATACTGACAAGTACAAAAGATAAAAGCACCAAAAAGCTGACTGGATTTTATCATCTGTAAGAGCAAAGTGGTCCCAACCGTATGGTGCTCATTGCATGTTTGACCCTGCACTCGGAGCAGTTGGTGATGACTTGGTGATTTTATTTTGGAAAGACTTCATCACCTGTTATTTAGATGTGTTGCAGGTGATTAAAGACTCCTCCAGAGATGACTTATCTCACCTAGTCTatctaaaaacctttctattcaagAAGGCTTTTCCATCTTtactcttattactattttctttatgttgtgtgttctatgttattaatactgtagcactttgagtttcactatgaatgaaaagtgcggtacaaattaaatgtgttattattattgatgtgCACTGCACCTCGATACATTAATAActttaaaatgaatgtaaaagatAGTGAAAGGTGACAAAAGTTTGTCACCTTTCAGCACTTGAGAGTACAGAAACTGGTTCCTTAGGTTTGGACCAGACCACTGAGGTGATGAAGTGCTCCAAACCAGCAATGTAAACCTCTTCATGTCTGCAGAAACGACACCTCAGAGGACTGAACTGGACTGTCAGGACCGGCGAGGTGTTTGCGTCACCTCTCTTGGTCTTGGAGAGTTTTCCAGAAGCAGATTGAAGGTTAAATTGTCTCTTGGGTGAGTTAAGTTCTAAAGCGGGTATTTGTAAGTGAAATGCACGTGTAGCCCGTTCACCGGGTGCACTATGGGCACCGTCTGCATCTTGGGAAAGTTCTCTGTGGCCAGGGTCCATCTGCACGTCCCGATCACTTCCACGGCCAGAGTCTTTAGGATGATCTGTGCCAGTTCTTTCCCCACGCAGCTCCGCACGCCGCCGCCGAACGGCACATAGCTGAACCGAGACGACCGGCTCTCCTCCTGGTCCGGGCCGAAGCGGTCCGGGTTGAACAGCTCCGGACTCTGGAAGACTGCAGCTGTCTCGTGGGTGTCCCTGATGCTGTACATGACACTCCAGCCTTTGGGGATCTGGTAGCCCTGAGAGATGAGGacagaaatcaataaatattaataaagacAAGAatgcctttattttttatagtctGGTGCATTTTTGAGTTTTTAGTTCTTTTGGTATCTGTACAAActcttaaatttaaaaaaggctttACTCTATTTCTTCATGCAGTGAAATTGTATGATGACACATGAAAGACTCTTTCTGTCcctggaaaaataaattaatgtaaataaacaaatgaatctACGAtagcacagaaaaaaatagaaatataaaaatgtgtggATTTCTAGAATTAGAGATAACATGAAGAATAATAGCAGCAGAATTTCTCAGTGGTGgaaactgagtacatttactcaagtacaatgTTGAGGTACTCGTACTTTACTTTACATTATGGATGCTATTTTATTTCAacatgcagtggtggaaagtaataagtacatttactcagatactgtactgaagtacagttttgaggtacttgtactttacttgagtatttccatgtgatgctactttctacatttcagagggaaatattgtactttctactccactacatttatttgacagctttagttacttttcagatgaagatttgacacaatggataatataacaagcttttaaaatacaacacattgttaaagatgaaaccagtggtttccaacctttttggcttttgacgtcttacaaaaagcagtgtgtagtcggggtcacatttcacatgtctatgagttgttaacagctccaccaaatagtgatttttccctctaaacttctcacatgctttcatttcaataaatgttcaaatgatccaatatttcagcaaaaatcaaagattagagaaaaagtccaaaaactgaaaacagatttgtgtatcagaactttgttttttcttctttcctctcccattaatcatctcaccacccctcacctactacatcaagctcataatacttatgtatttttactgtagtaggatttttcatgcaggacttttacttgtaacagagcatatttacattgttgtattggtacttttactgcagtaaaagatCTGAATGCTTCTCCCACCACTAGAATTTCTAAAGACAGAGTGAAGTGATAAATAAACTTACTTTAAGAGCCACAGCTGGATGATGCTGCTAAAATCTGAATTTCTATTGTTATTACTTGagaactttttcttttgtggtTTTCAGCTTCACATATTCAGTCACTGATGTCATGCAATTAATCCAAACATCTTTTTAACCCTCATCTCAATCATTTCTGCAGATTTAGGATTTCCTTGTTTAGGCTTTAGGAAGATGTATTTGAGCGAAGAGGCACAATTACTTTTTCAAGGCTGCAATTACTTCTCAGCTATAGAGTCTTTATATTCTGAGAAAGAGGTGCATAAATGGCATCATATGCACTATAATAGTATTCTGGGAATTCCCTCTGCAGTCGTTTTAAATTTCACAAAGCCTTTCGCAATAAAGACAGCAAATTGGGAGCACACTGAGGGCAGGGAGGGGTCATGACAGGACAGTTTCTCAGCAAAGGTCACGCAACTCTGTATGTGAATGCCATTAATACGCAGCAAGACGTTCAACACAACATATAgactttaaaggataaagcagctattttctatatttttcttattgtcaacaaatatcatgtttggatccaaaccaagaATGAACTGCTCTACtaataagtattgtgtgtgtatccaaagcctgatatatcttattcctctgtgctgtagacctccattgttattcaaaaactataaaaaacacgtcaatgagctaCACTGCTGccctgggtgacatgttccttcattatgaagagttttctctagaaacggctccaaagactaataacagagATTAGATAGTAAACCTCAGGAGAGAGGTTCCTTGtacggcagacgccactgagcatgtgcaggaacgtggctttgtttacagattcactagcttgttgtgctacatatcacaacctctggacttcGTGCTACATTATGAATTTCTCAAATAACTTCTGTACAATTTAATCTAAAAATTCAATATGACTATAAATCAGTCCTGCTCATAGATGTATCCCTTTATAAGAGACAGTTTTACCACAGTATAAACAATATGGCAAATTTGTATTGGCTCATGctatataatgttatattgtCACTATTACCGGTTAGACCATCTACATCTATTTCAGTTAGTAcattcctacatttcccacaatgccttTTGACAGCTCCAAGATAAGCTGGGACTTGTTGCATTTGATAGCAggtttaaacagcatgtaaatgtACTTGCAAATGTTCTTATTCTTAGTAATACCACATAGTACATTTaataccactgctaacaacacGCTGTCTGCCAATGACACGTAGACTACAATACAAGTCTTTTTACTTTGTCTTTGGGTCATGTAGTTTAggttttttccagaaaaaaaaaagattctgttGTTTGAATTACTTTGTTGCTGCAGTGTTAATGTACAAATTGGTCTCGTAGTAGGTCTCTAATAGATCTATGGTTGTTgaatgtttgtgccaaattacTCTAGAAAGAAACTTACTGTAGATATAAATTCCTTTGCAGCTAAAGGAGATATGTTACGTCCTCTGTCCATTCAtcccagaaaaaaaacccccaaacaacaaaaagtgCCCACAAAAGTCTACTGCCAGAGACTCGTACTTACATCTAATTCAAATGTCTGCAGGGCTGTCCGATAACCACCGGAGACCGGTGGCAGAAAGCGGAGCACCTCTTTGACAACACAGTCTATGTAGCGGAGCTGAGTCAGCTTGTCCAGGCTCAGGTATGGTACATGAGACTGGGATCGTGGGAAACCATCCTCGTCACTGTGATTGTGGTGATTGTGACATCCTCCGTTCAGCAGGCAGGTGGTCTCTGTGTCGGCAGCGTCCTCCTCTTTCTGCGTGGCGACACCAGACGGGCTGTTGCTGCCGTGGGGCTCATAGCCGAGGCCCTCGGCCTCCAGCTCAACTCTGGCCTTCTCCACCACTGCTGGGTGGCGAAGAAGCTGCAGCACCAGTGAGGTGGAGGCGCTGGCTGTGGTGGAGTGAGCGGCAAAGATCAACTCCACCGCTGTTTCCTGCAGGGAGGGAAGTGGATAGATGGATTGATTTAATTTCTTCTTAATTTACTGGTTTGAAATGTACTTAAAATTCACTTTCACTAGGCAGAAGATTATGATGACTCCAAAAATTTCTGTGTGCTACTACTGTTACAGAACCATCTGGTGCAGGAAATACTGTTTACCAGACGTGATGAAAACTATTGAAGCACGTTGTGGGTTTCTTTTCACCTTTGTGTAACTTAGTTTCAGTGTGTTCACTGAGTCATAGAGCCACTATGTCTAAACATCAAACCTCCAAAGAAATCATAGACCTCTAAATACTTTTATGCCATGTTTATATGGGATCAGACAACCTGATAATCATCCGATCTGACAGACTTCTGTGTTGGGAGCAAGCgacagctgctagatgctccaactgactcccattcaaaaagctgcaacttctctctagaaatactgagtcaatctttttttcaacaagtcattatgatCTCAttccctctaataagtgtgctggtggtcattttggaaattattgctctgttaataagatttgaagacttatagtagctttgatgtctgccatgtgggcgttgatcgacagctgtgattgacagttggctcacctgctacTCTCCCggctccgggactcacactgagtctgACTAATGCTGTAGGTTTAACATGAGGCCACAATTGAACTTGAATTTTAGTCAGAACTCAACCTGAAGTCTTGCATGTTTATATCTGAATGTTGTGCAGTCTGTAAGGGCTTAATATCCACTGCAGATTCAATATCCTTCTTTAGTCCCCGTCACTTTTACAGTTTCGGTTTGATTCATGTCCTCAATGTCTTTGAAGCTTCTGTCAGATGAGAGAAGCTGAGTTGATCAAAATGCTAATATGTTCATCTGAGTTGCCTTAAGTTATTGCCTTGCGCTCACAGTAATTAAGCTTTACAACAGCAGCCAGTGATTGGCTGACTTTTTTTGCCCTGGGTTTTGCCTTTCAAGAACATACATATCCTACCCTATCCCATAGACCTATATCCACACCCTATCCTTCTggtgctgctctgctctgggCTGAAAAAAGTTCGCCGCCCCCTCTGCATTAGagtaaaaagtaatttaatctgtttttatttaaagataatTCTCCTAAAAAGATGCTTGAACTGATCATCAACCAAAGGCAGTACAGTAAAAGATCTGTGTAGTAAAGTTGGAAATAAAACATCATCTGGGTTTACATTGAAGTATCTCTGACTTCACTGTAAAACCAAGCTTACGCTCTTGGTAGTCTGATCCCATCATAACTTTCAAGATCTTAGACTGGCACCAACTTTCCTGAATTTTTGACAAACTGTTAGCTTGGTTCTAGTACCTTGAGCTCCTGGATGCTGAGCTCCTGGCCGTGCTCTTTGGCACTGGACAGCATGTTATCGAAGGCGTCATGAtattcctcctcctccgacTGCTGTCGCTCCATTTTTTCCTCAATGATTTTCTCCATATTGGCGTGTAATATCTCTCTGGCTTTAATCCCCTGAGCAGAAAAGTAAAAGTTATTCAGAGTGTAATTAAGCTTTTGTGGatttattatatgttttaaacTTAATTTTACACTTTCTCTTTGAAAACATGTAAGTGGAAATCCACAGACATCTCTAATTAGGTAATAGTTTTTGATTCCTATAGCACAAGGTGTGTGACAGTGAGGTAAAAAAGTAAGAGAGGaccaaaatgtctgttgtaaGTTCATAGAGCTCATGgagacgtcttcaaatgtcttgttttgtccaatcaacagtccaaaattaaaacaacttCAGTTTACTACCATGTATAATTAAGAAAAGTCTAAAATCCTCAaacttgagaagctgcaacaagtaaatgttttgcatttttgcttaaaaatttgaataaaatgattattcgattatcaaattAATTGctagttaattttctgtcactcaactaatcaactaatcgttgcagctctactctgaTCCTGACATGCAGGACAAGTCAGATATCTCTTGGTGCTGGTCAGCAGATAAAAGCATGGTAAGTGAATAAACATCATCCTCATGCTCTCTCACCTTGCGTAGCCCGCTGAGCGGAGCGTCTATGGGCAGCGAGAACAGGTTGTTCATCAGCTGCTCGAAGATCTGGGCCAGATAAACTATCCGCTCCTCCTCCAGCCGCAGACCCAGCAGGACCCTGACAGCAATGCGGAACGTCAGGGACTTGGCGGCACTGTAAACGTCGATTGCACCGGGCTCCGAGCACCACTTGGCAATTTCAGACTTGACCACGTCCTGCAGCCGGGGCAGGTAGGACTCCAGAGCCCCCCGGCTAAACACTTTGGCCAGGATCTTGAAAGGGTTaaggaaacaaagacagaggAGTCATAAAAAGTTATTACCTGGTACATGGCTGTCAACACCTTTCAGTAAATACTCACTAAAGAGGAGGACAGGGTGGGGTAGGGTACAACTGGATAGAGGTAAAGGAAAGATGTAGAAGATACAGGAGATAAGACAGGACAGGGTGGAGGGGATATTACAGTAGGACACAGTGTAAGCACGGCATAGGTTTGAATAAGATGGGAGATGTGACTGATTGTGGAAGAGATTAAGGATATTGGATGAGAGAGAGGATTGGGTAGGATAAATATGAAGTGGGTCTCCCCATGTAATAAAATTTTGGGAATCTCCTTCGATAATTTAACTACAGTTTAGGTTTATGTTATGGCCAATGGTTACAAATATTCCAGTTTTGGTTTGTATGGTG
This genomic interval from Thunnus thynnus chromosome 14, fThuThy2.1, whole genome shotgun sequence contains the following:
- the cyp26c1 gene encoding cytochrome P450 26C1, coding for MFSLAQFGVLSALATALTSVLSALLLLALTQQLWSLRWSLTRDKDSSLPLPNGSMGWPLVGETFHWLFQGSNFHISRRERHGNVFKTHLLGKPVIRVTGAENIRKILLGEHSLVCTQWPQSTRIILGPNTLVNSIGDLHKRKRKILAKVFSRGALESYLPRLQDVVKSEIAKWCSEPGAIDVYSAAKSLTFRIAVRVLLGLRLEEERIVYLAQIFEQLMNNLFSLPIDAPLSGLRKGIKAREILHANMEKIIEEKMERQQSEEEEYHDAFDNMLSSAKEHGQELSIQELKETAVELIFAAHSTTASASTSLVLQLLRHPAVVEKARVELEAEGLGYEPHGSNSPSGVATQKEEDAADTETTCLLNGGCHNHHNHSDEDGFPRSQSHVPYLSLDKLTQLRYIDCVVKEVLRFLPPVSGGYRTALQTFELDGYQIPKGWSVMYSIRDTHETAAVFQSPELFNPDRFGPDQEESRSSRFSYVPFGGGVRSCVGKELAQIILKTLAVEVIGTCRWTLATENFPKMQTVPIVHPVNGLHVHFTYKYPL